From Methylobacterium radiodurans, a single genomic window includes:
- a CDS encoding multidrug ABC transporter ATP-binding protein produces MESDPIHLSWRAARRQHAAALLLGLGAGAPLAALALLCLRDLLATMLRDEAAALPFLRLVVPLQDPRPDLVLAPGWMLAPAQLELAAFLCLAGTALALAGLGWIVARLCFSAQARATGRLRAAVTEAILEAPAGAREEARGLADLSGRTLARLDGLLAVGLVLPGLAAGAALLALGLAALAAPRLVPVAGIGLLGLGLAHALILARTRRRGALRQEAGAAAQHTLVDLVRRLPAIRRHGAAALERARLAAKVRRGRDRLGEAEARLAYARAPAVALAVLLPAVAVGTALWRGSGPGAPPAQPVDPAALAAAAGGFALAAVLLAAALDLWALRDALVPAFRDIARSVAGLQARARIRPAAERPPLPRSGPLVASGVGAFDAATGERLAGVDAEVAMPGHVAIAGGRGGGARVLAAVLAGQVEPTAGAVTFGGHDLRAFDPAERARRIAYATGEAILIEGSLRQNLLYGSERIPDAAGFVELLRLTGLDAFVYARGLTGQVDPAADPDLARAVVAARESVRARLRAEQAERLVEPFDPGLYNHQADLGENILFGEAVGPALAPARLARQPYLRAVLEAEGLTRPLTEIGLAVARNSVEIFADLPADHPLFDAFSLFPAAERGFFEDLVARQTDATLRRGPAGHRDREALIGLALRYNETRHRFGLIDAGLEARIVAARHAFARMLPPSLRGAVEFYDPARVNPAASLEENLLFGRISYGEAGAEARVRALVRRVLAEEGLEDQVYRLGLDSRIDPAATGALAEGAPGPRERVAIDLARCLVREPDILVVAILLEERAPTNFEERLAHLRAARAGRGLIVCLPDAADPAALPPFDAVIRVAGNTVVAA; encoded by the coding sequence ATGGAATCGGACCCGATCCACCTGAGCTGGCGCGCCGCCCGGCGCCAGCACGCCGCCGCGCTGCTGCTCGGGCTGGGAGCCGGCGCGCCCCTCGCCGCCCTGGCGCTGCTCTGCCTGCGCGACCTGCTGGCCACGATGCTGCGCGACGAGGCCGCCGCCCTCCCCTTCCTGCGCCTCGTGGTACCGCTTCAGGACCCGCGGCCGGACCTCGTCTTGGCACCGGGCTGGATGCTGGCGCCGGCCCAGCTCGAACTCGCCGCCTTCCTCTGCCTCGCCGGCACGGCGCTGGCGCTAGCCGGGCTCGGCTGGATCGTGGCGCGGCTCTGCTTCTCCGCCCAGGCGCGGGCGACGGGACGGCTGCGGGCTGCGGTGACGGAGGCGATCCTCGAGGCGCCCGCGGGCGCCCGCGAGGAGGCGCGCGGGCTGGCCGATCTCAGCGGCCGGACGCTCGCCCGGCTCGACGGGCTGCTCGCGGTCGGGCTGGTCCTGCCAGGTCTCGCCGCGGGCGCCGCCCTGCTCGCCCTCGGCCTCGCGGCTCTGGCCGCACCCCGCCTCGTGCCGGTGGCGGGGATCGGGCTTCTCGGGCTCGGCCTCGCCCACGCGCTGATCCTGGCGCGCACCCGCCGCCGCGGCGCCCTGCGGCAGGAGGCGGGCGCGGCCGCGCAGCACACGCTCGTCGATCTGGTGCGGCGCCTGCCCGCGATCCGCCGCCACGGCGCCGCCGCCCTGGAGCGGGCGCGGCTGGCCGCCAAGGTCCGGCGCGGGCGCGACCGGCTCGGCGAGGCGGAAGCGCGCCTCGCCTACGCCCGCGCCCCGGCCGTGGCGCTCGCGGTGCTGCTGCCCGCGGTCGCGGTCGGCACCGCGCTCTGGCGCGGCAGCGGGCCCGGGGCGCCGCCCGCGCAACCCGTCGATCCGGCGGCGCTTGCCGCAGCCGCGGGCGGCTTCGCGCTGGCAGCCGTCTTGCTCGCCGCCGCCCTCGACCTCTGGGCCCTGCGCGACGCACTCGTGCCGGCCTTCCGGGACATCGCCCGTTCGGTCGCCGGCCTGCAGGCCCGAGCCCGGATCCGGCCGGCAGCGGAGCGCCCGCCCCTCCCCCGCTCCGGCCCGCTCGTGGCCAGCGGCGTCGGTGCCTTCGACGCGGCGACTGGGGAGCGCCTCGCGGGCGTCGACGCGGAGGTCGCGATGCCCGGTCATGTGGCGATCGCGGGTGGGCGCGGCGGCGGCGCCCGGGTGCTCGCGGCGGTGCTCGCCGGGCAGGTCGAGCCGACGGCCGGCGCCGTCACCTTCGGGGGCCACGACCTGCGTGCCTTCGACCCGGCCGAGCGGGCGCGCCGCATCGCCTACGCCACGGGCGAGGCGATCCTGATCGAGGGCTCGCTGCGGCAGAACCTGCTCTACGGCTCGGAGCGGATCCCGGACGCGGCGGGCTTCGTCGAACTTCTGCGGCTCACCGGGCTCGACGCCTTCGTGTACGCCCGCGGCCTCACCGGGCAGGTCGATCCCGCCGCCGATCCGGATCTCGCCCGGGCCGTGGTGGCGGCGCGCGAGAGCGTGCGCGCGCGCCTCCGGGCCGAGCAGGCCGAGCGCCTCGTCGAGCCTTTCGATCCGGGGCTCTACAACCACCAGGCGGATCTGGGCGAGAACATCCTGTTCGGCGAGGCGGTAGGGCCGGCCCTCGCCCCGGCGCGGCTCGCGCGCCAACCCTACCTGCGGGCGGTGCTGGAGGCGGAGGGCCTGACCCGCCCGCTCACCGAGATCGGCCTCGCGGTCGCGCGCAACTCGGTCGAAATCTTCGCCGACCTGCCCGCCGACCACCCCCTCTTCGACGCCTTCTCGCTCTTCCCGGCGGCCGAGCGCGGCTTCTTCGAGGATCTGGTCGCGCGCCAGACGGACGCCACGCTCCGCCGCGGTCCCGCGGGGCACCGCGACCGCGAGGCTCTGATCGGGCTGGCGCTGCGCTACAACGAGACGCGGCACCGCTTCGGCCTGATCGACGCGGGTCTGGAGGCGCGCATCGTGGCCGCGCGCCACGCCTTCGCCCGGATGCTGCCGCCCTCCTTGCGCGGGGCGGTGGAGTTCTACGATCCCGCGCGGGTCAACCCGGCCGCGAGCCTGGAGGAGAACCTGCTGTTCGGCCGGATCAGCTACGGCGAGGCCGGCGCCGAGGCGCGGGTGCGCGCCCTGGTCCGCCGGGTGCTGGCCGAGGAGGGGCTGGAGGATCAGGTCTACCGGCTCGGCCTCGACAGCCGGATCGACCCCGCGGCCACCGGCGCGCTCGCCGAGGGCGCGCCGGGCCCGCGCGAGCGCGTGGCGATCGATCTCGCCCGCTGCCTGGTCCGGGAGCCCGACATCCTCGTCGTGGCGATCCTTCTGGAGGAGCGCGCGCCCACCAACTTCGAGGAGCGTCTCGCCCATCTGCGGGCGGCCCGCGCGGGCCGCGGCCTCATCGTCTGCCTGCCCGACGCCGCCGACCCGGCGGCGCTGCCGCCCTTCGACGCGGTGATCCGGGTAGCGGGGAACACGGTGGTGGCGGCGTAG
- a CDS encoding OmpA family protein: MRKLRLLLLAGTVLPGLLAAPVSARPDDPGARMLLAQGGPDMERGPRGGGPDGPRGGGEGPRGGGEGPRGGAPRPERPERPERPERSERPERAAPERAAPPAQRERPEPRPERPEPRPERAAPPERPQPPAARERPESREERVPAPRQPERERQPERPQRPDRDPAERPTPPARERAPERQTAPERPAAPERREAPEPDAPQRPAPRPESGAPGRQDRQDRQDRQDRQDRPERAAPQPGGAPGREPAPGAPQQAAPPAPNQAPGVPGRPVQRPDAAPTAPNQAPGVPGRPVQPPGAPQAAPPAQAPAPGAVQPGADPGRAQPGAATPPNQAPGIPGRPVLPPGADRDGRADDRRGYDDRRDDRRGYDDRRDDRRGYDDRRDDRRGFNVPGRAGYIPGGFREDDEDIRDYDRIRRDRREFNEDGRTYIREPGRIIVRDRDGYFIRHDENERFRELDRRAFRSERRGAETYTFLDRPGGEQIVTVVDDDGRLLRRTRRFRDGREVVIIDNGFGPRRPIYEDVVDLPPPDIRIPRERYVVDYAGADERAVYEALSAPPVVPVERRYTLDQVRYSPQLRARMRSVDIDTITFDTGSFTVTPDQAARLSTIAAAINQAIRANPQEVFLIEGYTDAVGSDVDNLSLSDRRAQSVATVLTQQFQVPPENLTTQGYGEQYLKVNTQNASRENRRVTVRRITPLIQQGQAQDQGQGQGGQPPR; this comes from the coding sequence ATGCGGAAACTCCGCCTGCTCCTTCTCGCCGGGACCGTGCTGCCCGGCCTCCTCGCCGCGCCCGTCTCCGCGCGCCCGGACGATCCGGGCGCCCGCATGCTCCTGGCCCAAGGCGGGCCGGACATGGAGCGGGGCCCGCGCGGCGGCGGGCCGGACGGCCCGCGGGGCGGCGGCGAAGGTCCCCGCGGCGGCGGGGAAGGCCCGCGCGGTGGGGCGCCGCGGCCGGAAAGGCCGGAAAGGCCAGAGCGTCCCGAAAGGTCCGAGCGGCCCGAGCGCGCCGCGCCCGAGCGGGCCGCGCCGCCGGCCCAGCGCGAGCGCCCCGAGCCGCGGCCCGAACGCCCCGAGCCGCGGCCCGAGCGTGCCGCCCCTCCCGAGCGTCCTCAGCCACCCGCCGCGCGCGAGCGCCCCGAGTCTCGCGAGGAGCGCGTGCCCGCGCCGCGACAGCCCGAGCGCGAGCGTCAGCCCGAGCGTCCGCAGCGTCCGGACCGTGACCCGGCCGAGCGCCCGACCCCACCGGCCCGCGAGCGTGCGCCGGAGCGGCAGACCGCACCGGAACGTCCTGCCGCGCCCGAGCGCCGTGAAGCGCCCGAGCCCGACGCGCCGCAGCGGCCGGCGCCGCGGCCTGAATCCGGCGCGCCCGGTCGGCAGGACCGCCAAGATCGGCAGGACCGCCAGGACAGGCAGGATCGTCCCGAGCGCGCGGCGCCTCAGCCCGGCGGAGCCCCGGGACGAGAGCCCGCGCCCGGCGCTCCGCAGCAGGCCGCGCCGCCGGCCCCGAATCAGGCGCCCGGCGTGCCGGGCCGACCCGTCCAGCGCCCGGACGCCGCGCCGACCGCCCCCAACCAGGCCCCGGGTGTGCCTGGCCGGCCTGTCCAGCCGCCGGGCGCGCCCCAGGCCGCACCGCCGGCCCAGGCTCCGGCGCCCGGCGCCGTCCAACCCGGCGCCGATCCCGGCCGGGCGCAGCCCGGTGCGGCGACCCCGCCGAACCAGGCGCCCGGCATCCCCGGTCGTCCGGTCCTGCCGCCCGGGGCCGACCGGGATGGTCGCGCCGACGACCGTCGGGGCTACGACGACCGCCGCGACGACCGGCGTGGATACGACGACCGCCGCGACGACCGGCGTGGATACGACGACCGCCGCGATGACCGCCGCGGCTTCAACGTGCCGGGCCGCGCCGGCTACATCCCAGGCGGGTTCCGCGAGGACGACGAGGACATCCGCGACTACGACCGGATCCGGCGCGACCGGCGCGAGTTCAACGAGGACGGGCGCACCTACATCCGCGAGCCCGGCCGCATTATCGTGCGCGACCGCGACGGCTACTTCATCCGCCACGACGAGAATGAGCGCTTCCGCGAGCTCGACCGGCGCGCCTTCCGCAGCGAGCGGCGCGGGGCAGAGACCTACACCTTCCTCGACCGGCCGGGCGGCGAGCAGATCGTCACGGTCGTCGACGACGACGGCCGCCTGCTGCGCCGCACCCGCCGCTTCCGCGACGGGCGCGAGGTGGTGATCATCGACAACGGCTTCGGGCCGCGCCGGCCGATCTACGAGGACGTGGTCGACCTGCCCCCGCCCGACATCCGCATCCCGCGCGAGCGCTACGTCGTGGACTACGCGGGCGCCGACGAGCGCGCTGTCTACGAGGCCCTCTCGGCCCCGCCGGTGGTGCCGGTGGAGCGGCGCTACACGCTCGACCAAGTGCGCTACAGCCCGCAGTTGCGCGCCCGGATGCGCAGCGTCGACATCGACACGATCACCTTCGACACCGGCTCCTTCACGGTGACGCCGGACCAGGCGGCGCGGCTCTCGACCATCGCGGCGGCGATCAACCAGGCGATCCGGGCCAACCCGCAAGAGGTCTTCCTGATCGAGGGCTACACCGACGCGGTGGGCTCGGACGTGGACAACCTCTCGCTCTCGGACCGCCGGGCGCAGTCGGTCGCCACCGTCCTGACCCAGCAGTTCCAGGTGCCGCCCGAGAACCTGACCACCCAGGGCTACGGCGAGCAGTACCTGAAGGTGAACACGCAGAACGCCTCCCGCGAGAACCGCCGTGTGACCGTGCGGCGGATCACGCCGCTGATTCAGCAGGGGCAGGCGCAGGACCAAGGGCAGGGGCAAGGCGGCCAGCCGCCGCGGTAG
- a CDS encoding DUF2865 domain-containing protein, translated as MLPSRSSIRRTVRALAAAAACLVPGLAAAQQPVATPVPPAAPSAACLRYRAELSALPADGASVMRALQGEIGRLEAYHRSLNCEGGRFLFFDTRPPQCGAVEQRIRALNATYGGAATDDNSGRRRQLQALVAQNCPMIARAEGGELHARGGAQVICVRTCDGGYFPMKNLPEGRASADDMCQALCPGTEAVAYSMPNGDDALRHAATVRGSRAYASLANAFKFQKTFVPNCSCKPADKSWAQSLVKAESMLVRHKGDIFVTPMQAEALSRPKIRLTLVGRADKTAAELAADAAGRSASASGDAAATTGTAPSAVERASVRIIAPDRIAVPAAALPAALAATTGTAPATAPAAR; from the coding sequence ATGCTGCCGTCGCGTTCCTCGATCCGCCGGACCGTCCGCGCGCTCGCCGCGGCCGCCGCCTGTCTCGTGCCCGGCCTCGCGGCCGCGCAGCAACCGGTCGCGACCCCGGTCCCGCCGGCCGCTCCGAGCGCCGCCTGCCTGCGCTACAGGGCCGAACTGTCCGCCCTTCCGGCCGACGGGGCGAGCGTGATGCGCGCGCTCCAGGGCGAGATCGGCCGGCTGGAGGCCTATCACCGCAGCCTGAACTGCGAGGGCGGCCGTTTCCTGTTCTTCGACACCCGCCCGCCCCAGTGCGGCGCGGTCGAGCAGCGCATCCGCGCGCTCAACGCCACCTACGGGGGCGCGGCGACCGACGACAATTCCGGTCGCCGCCGCCAGCTCCAGGCGCTGGTGGCGCAGAACTGCCCGATGATCGCCAGGGCGGAGGGCGGCGAGCTCCACGCCCGCGGCGGCGCGCAGGTGATCTGCGTGCGTACCTGCGATGGCGGCTATTTCCCGATGAAGAACCTGCCGGAGGGCCGCGCCAGCGCCGACGACATGTGCCAGGCGCTCTGCCCCGGCACCGAGGCCGTGGCCTACTCGATGCCGAACGGCGACGACGCCCTGAGGCACGCGGCGACCGTGCGCGGCAGCCGCGCCTACGCGTCGCTGGCCAACGCCTTCAAGTTCCAGAAGACCTTCGTGCCGAACTGTTCCTGCAAGCCCGCCGACAAGAGCTGGGCGCAGTCGCTCGTGAAGGCCGAGAGCATGCTGGTGCGGCACAAGGGCGACATCTTCGTCACGCCGATGCAGGCCGAGGCCCTGTCGCGCCCGAAGATCCGCCTGACGCTGGTCGGCCGCGCCGACAAGACCGCGGCCGAGCTCGCCGCCGACGCCGCCGGCCGCAGCGCGTCCGCCTCGGGCGACGCGGCCGCGACGACCGGGACGGCTCCCTCCGCCGTCGAGCGGGCGAGCGTGCGCATCATCGCGCCGGACCGGATCGCCGTGCCGGCCGCGGCACTGCCGGCGGCGCTGGCCGCGACGACCGGGACCGCTCCGGCGACCGCGCCCGCCGCGCGCTGA